The Gemmatimonas phototrophica region GGAGACGACAAAGCCATCGAAACCCAGACGTCCCTTGAGCACGTCGGTGAGCAGATAGCGGTGGCCGTGACACTTCTCACCGTTCCAGCTGTTGAAGGAGGCCATCACGGTGAGCACACCGGCTTCGAGCGCCGGATAATACGGGGTCATGTGTGTGGCTTCGAGCGTCGCCTCATCGATGGCGGTGTCGCCCTGATCGTTGCCGGCCGTGGTGCCACCGTCTCCAACCCAGTGCTTGGCGCAGGCAATCACCCCATCATTCCCAAGATCTCCCTGCACACCGCGAATGTAGCCCGCCGCGAATGACGCCACGCGCGCGGGATCTTCGGAGAAGCTTTCGTAGGTCCGGCCCCAGTGCATGTCGCACGCCACCGCCAGCGTGGGCGCGAAGGTCCAGTCCACACCGGTGGCAAGGACTTCGTGAGCCATGACCCGGGCAATGCGTTCCACCAAATCGGGATCGTTGGTGCAGCCGAGTCCGATGTTGTGCGGAAAAACGGTGGCGCCACGCACGTTGGCATGTCCGTGGATGGCATCAACCGCATACAGCAGGGGAATGGGCAGCTGCCCATCGCCATCGCGCATCGACGCGGCCCAGTACGCATCATTCATGGCCACCCAATCCGCCACGGCGTTGGTCCCGGGGGCGGATCCGCCGCCGCTGAGGATGGACCCGAGGTGATACGTCGCCACGTCGTCCGGCGTCACGGAGGCACGCTCCCCCTGCACCATCTGCCCAAGCTTTTGGGCAAGGCTCATGCGGGAGAGCAGCGCATCGACACGGTCGGCAACGGAAGGTGCTAGCGAATGAGTAGCCATCGACGGAATGTGGATACGGGGAATGGTGCAGCGCCGTCAGGCATGCACCGTAAATTCGACATGCGCCTGCGTTGCCGAATGTGCAGCAACCCAGGCATGAAACCGGCCAGCTTCGGCACGGCGGGATAAATCCCGATGGGTGAACGCCAAGGCCTTGACCGGCAGCGAAAAATGGACCGTGCGTCGCTCGCCTGGCGCCAACGGGATGCGTTGAAAGCCTTTGAGTTCCTTGACCGGTCGGGTCACGCTGCCAACCAGATCGCGGATGTACAACTGGACCACTTCGGTGACGTGATGAGCGCCGCGATTGGTAATGGTGGCGCTGATCTCCACGGTCCCATCCAGTGGCACCTCGGCGCGATGTACCGTGGGGGCATCGTAATCCACCCACGTATACGTGAGTCCGTACCCGAACGGGAAGAGCGGGGACGGATGCACATCCAGATGGAACGAGGTGTTGCCAATGGACAGCTGCGGAGCGCGCGGATGAATATCCTGCATGTCCACCACCGTCTCCGGGGTGGCCGGCTTGCCGGTGTGCTTGTGCGCGTAGTACATGGGAATCTGCCCACTCACCCGCGGCAACGTGACCGGAAGCCTGGCCGATGGCGAGTGCTGTCCGAACAGCAGATCCGTGAGCGCCGGACCGGCCTGCGAGCCGGGGTGCCACGCGTAAAAGAGCGCATGCACCTTGTGGGCGACACGCTCCAGTGCCAGTGGACGGCCAGCCATGACGACCAGCACCACCGGCGTGCCGGTGGCAACGATCGCATCAAGCAGCGCCTCCTGTGCCCCCGGCAGGCTGATATCCGCCCGGCAGTGCGCCTCTCCTGAGAGAATAGCCTCTTCACCCAATACGAGTACAGCCACGTCGGCGTTGCTGGCGCACAGGACCGCGTCGGCGAATCCGCTGGTGTCGTGACTGCGCGTGGTCGCCAGACCGCGGGCATAAACAACTTCCGTGTTGGATGATACGGCGCTCTGCAAGGCCTGCCGCACGGTGGTGCTGAGCGATGCATCGCCGTCAAAGATCCACGTGCCCAACTGTTCGTAGGCATCGTCGGCCAACGGGCCAATCACCGCAAGGCGCCGCAACGCGCTGGCGTCGAGCGGCAATAGGTACGACCCGTCATGCATCGTGTTGGTGAGCAGTACGATGCTTTCCCGGGCAATCTCTCTGGCGGCGATCAGATGCGCTTCGTTCCCCACCAAGGGCAACTGCGCCTGATCAATGACGGGCTGTTCGAATAGTCCGAGCCGTACCTTCAGGCGCAGTACATTCGCCACCATCCGATCGAGCAGCGCCATGGGCACCACGCCATCCGCCACCAGCGACTCCAAATGCGCGGCGTAGGTGGTGCTGGCCATTTCCATATCTACACCCGCCAAAGCGGCCTGGCAGGCGGACCCTCGATCGTCTACCGTGAGGCCGTGCACCGACAGATGGCGTACCGAATCCCAATCGCTGACGACCATCCCATTGAAGCCCCATAACGAGCGCAGGACGTCCTCGAGCAGCTCCCGATTGGCGGTAGCCGGCACACCGTCGATATCGCTGAACGACGTCATGACGGTGGCCACGCCAGCTTGCACCGCCGCTTCGAACGGCGGCAAATGCACATCGCGCAGTTCGCGGGGGGCGATGTTGGTGCTGTTGTAGTCGCGCCCACTTTCCGATGCGCCGTAGCCTACGAAATGCTTGGCGCAGGCGGCAATGCTTCCCGGGGCCGTGAGATCCTCTCCCTGAAAACCGCGCACCGCCGCCGCGCCCAGCACCCCAGTGAGCCACGGATCTTCACCAAAGCCCTCAGCCACCCGTCCCCAGCGAGGATCGCGGCCAATGTCGAGCATGGGCGCAAAGGTCCAGTTCACTCCGTGGGCCGACGCTTCGTGCGCCGCGATGCGCGACGCGCGCTCCACCGCCTCGGGGTTCCAGCTGGAGGCCATACCCAGCGGAATGGGGAACACCGTGGCAAAGCCGTGAATCACATCGCGCCCGATCAGCAACGGGATACCGGACCGCGATTCGTTCATGGCAATCGCCTGCAGGCGCGCCACGGTCTGTGCATTGACCTCGTTGATGATGGAGCCAATTGCCCCATCGCGGATCGCCTGTGCCAGTGTATCGGGAATGTGGCCTCCCCCACCCTGCACCTGCTGCAGCTGCCCGATCTTTTCCTGGATCGTGAGCGTCTGCAGCAGGGCGGCGACACGTGCTTCGGTGGCGTCCAACGTCACCGGCAGATCAACATCCAACACGACTTACCACGCAACGGAGAGATACGTCCGGATTTCCCACTCCGAACCATTCCGTGCCGGCGCCGTGGGATCACACACCGGCGATCCGGTCACGAGATCCGGCGCAAACTCCGGGCAGAAGCGCGGCGAGAACTTGTTCAGCGACCGCCACGTGCCACGCATACCCACCTTGGTTTCCGGCACATCCCACCACTGCGGCGACCCGAAGGCGTACGACAGGTCCCCCATGAACTGTTTGGGGAAGGTGAGATTGAAGTCACGGTGGTAGTCGAACGGGCCCCAGTCGTTGAACTTGGCCGCGCCAATGAGCTTCACATGCTGCTTGACGGCGCGCAGGTCGATTCCCGAGCGGTGCAGCAGCCGCGGATCGTTGCCGTTGGGTTCGGCCGTTCCGGTGTAGACGTTCGCAATGAGCCGCAGATCCGATCCCACCTTGGAAATGATGCGCGAGCGAACCTCGTACAGGCTACGGGCCGGTGTGGCGCCCGGGAAGGCAAAGGTCGTACGACCGTCGGCCAGAATACCAATGGCCGCATCCATGGTGGTGGGCAAGCGACGATAGACGTAGCCGAGGTTGGCGGCGAAGCGCGCATCCTCACGCATATCGTTGTCCCAGGCGTACATCCAGGTGGCCGGGGTGGGATCGAACGTGAGCAGCATTTCGGCGCCGTACGTTTCGCGATTGCCGCGCACCGCAAACGGATCGTCGAGGACGTTGCGCGGACGGGCGGGCGCAGGTGCCGTGAAGGGCACCGGTCCGGCGATGGGCTTCTGGTACAGCACGTTGGGAGCGAACTGGAAGGACCCGTACGTGACCGTCAGACCGGTCATGATGTTCGACTGGTTGTTGAGCCCCGTCTCCTTGAGGCTCCACCCCGTGAACGTCTGTACGGAGGTGGGGCCACCGTCGGCCACGAGCCCCATCACCGCGCCCTGCGCGTACCAGTTGTAGCGACCACGCGTGTAGGTCACCTTGGCTTTGCCACCAAAGGCATCGCTGTCACGCACCTTGTCCGCCAGCACGCGCGATCCGTCAACGATCTGGAAGGGCACACCGACGCGCGTGGCACCAGCCCAGATACCGCCGGCTTCCACACCAAAGCCGGCAATGGTGTCGGCGAGATGCAGCGTGGCACGACGCGTCTGCGGAAGCGGTACGGCGAACGAGCTGTTGGTGGCCGACGCGTTCAGCTGCGCCACTTCTTCCTGATACAGACCGGTGACGTGTACGCCACCCACCTTGCGACCGTACTTGCCGATGATCATGGGGTTGGCGCCCCACCAGAGTTCCGGCCCGAGCGCCAGCTTGAGCCCCTGCAGTTTGCGCTTCCCCGTGAACTCCATACCGGCCGGAGCATTGCCGTTATAGATGTCCATGTTCTTGCCGTAGTTCGCTTCGCGATAGATCCCGAAGAAGTCGCCTTCGTAGCCCCAGTGATAGTGGCCGGAGCGGTAGAACGCATCGAGGCGGAAGTTCTTCTCATCCCACGAGACGCTGGCGCGATACACGGCGAGGCGCTCGTTGTCAGTAATGCGCAACGGCGACCCATCGGTGAGGACCGTCCGCGCACGCCCGCGATTTTCGTAGAAGAGTTCGTCGATGGGATTGTTGGGCACGTTGCCCAGCACGTTCAGGGACAGCGTCGCGGAGAAATTGTCGGCAGGGCGGGCCGTCAGATCGGCATAGAAGCTCTCAAGCCGATCAAAGCCCGTGAACGCCGGCCGCGCGGTCGCGCTGGGGGTCCGTGACGATGGCGTGCTGAGCTTCTCGCCGCCGGTATTGAACGTCTGCAGGTCAAAACGGAGTCCGCTTACGCTGAACTTGTTGTTCCCCGCTCCTGATGCGGCCCCGCCCTCGGCGCGCGCCCGTAGCTCCGCCTCGGCGGGGGCAATGGCCGCAAAGTGGCTGCGGATCACGGCGGCGGTGGAGGTAGCGGCGTACGGATCGATCTGGTAGGCGCGCTGCAGTGCGTAGAACGCGGCACGCGGATAGAGCGGATAGAGCCCACGCGAGTCGGGGGCGCCCTTCGCGACAATGCCCCACCACTCTTCGTTCATGTTGTTCTCGCCTTTGACATAGTCATCGGCGTAGGCCGCGTTGGACCACGAGGCATTCACATCGTGCTCGCTGAGTCGCACGTCCTGACCGTACTTCCACCAGCCATCAGTCCACTGGAACGTGAACCCGCCAATGGAGTTGCCGGTGCGCCCCTTGCCGGCCACGTTTTCGAAGATCTCCTGCCACTGCGCGAGCAGATAGCGCGTCTGCGACAGCTGGTCTTCGCGCATATCACGCGCGTTGTACGCATCGGCGCCGAACTCGGTGAACATCACCGGCAACCCGAGGGTGGTCTTCACGCGCTCGAAGAGATCGCCAAACGACGCACCGCGGTACACGTTGGTGCCAAAGACATCGAGTCCCTTGGCCTCACGGGCGATGATGTCGAGGTACTGCAGGTCGCCGTTGGCCAGCGCCACCGGACGTGAGGCGTCACGCGCCTTGATAGCGCGCGAGACTTCACCGACCAGCGAGTAGAGAAAGGTGGCCTTGGCGGCGTCGCGCTCACCGGAGGGAAGATTCTCCGTGGCCGCGGACTTCCACTGCAAGCCGTAGTTGTTTTCGTTGCCAAGCAGCCACATGAGCATGCCGGGCGTGCCGCGGAACTCATCAACAAGCGCGAGCACTTCGGCGGTCAGCGCCTGCCGCACGCGGGGATTGGAGTAGTCCGTTTGCGGGGTAAACACGCCGTTGATCGTCGTGCCATACCGCCCCAACGCATGGTTGAGCACGGTCCAGATGCCATACTGCTCGTAGATGTACTTCACCCAGCGCGGCGGCACGCCGTTGTACTGCCGAATGACATTGACCCCCATGACCTTGAGCAGGGACATCTCCCGGTCTAGCGCCGCCTTGATGACATCATCCGGCTGCGTCCAGAGGCTGTAGGCATAGTTCTGCCCGATGGGGAAGTAATCCCAGTTGACGCCCTTGAGCAGGACATCAGCGCCGTTGACCTGCAGTCGGGTGCCGGCGGCATCAGTGCGAATCTCAATGCGGTCTGGCGCCGTCTGGGCAGCGAGTGGAGCGGGCACGGCACCCGCGAGTCCCAGGAGAATCACGGCCGTTGCCACACCACGCTGCAGCGGGCGGGGCGCCATCATGGACAATGCATGCATCATATAAAGGGGCCTCCTCCACCGGGGGCGGTGGGAGGTAGATCGGGGCGGGTGGCGAGTCGATCGGGAAGGGGGAGCTTTGTTCGCCGTGACAACAAAGTTGTCTTTGCGTCGTGCCCCGTCAAGAGTAGACCCGCCGGGAATCGCAGCGAGTCGGTCACCCCAGCCCCTTCCCGGCCGTTACAAGATGTACTTCCGCAAATCTTCGTCTTCCGCAATAGAGCGCAGCCGGTCCCGCACCATCTCGGCGTTCACCAGGACCGCCTCTTTTCCACGATCGGGAAGCTCGTAGAGCACCTCCTCAAGGAGGGTGGTCATAACGGTGTGTAACCGGCGCGCCCCGATGTTCTCCATACGTTCGTTCACCCGAGCAGCCACCCTGGCGAGCTCAGCTATTCCATCGTCGGTAAAGGTGAGGCTGGCCCCTTCGGCCTCGACAAGGGCGGCGTACTGCTTGGTCAGCGCGTTCTCCGGCTCGGTCATGATGCGTACGAAGTCGGATTCGGTAAGCGCCTTGAGTTCGACCCGAATAGGGAAACGTCCCTGCAGCTCCGGAATGAGATCGCTGGGTTTGCTGACATGGAAGGCACCCGCCGCGACAAAGAGGATATGGTCGGTTTTGACCATGCCATACTTGGTCTGCACGTTCGAGCCTTCCACGATGGGCAGTAGATCCCGCTGCACGCCTTCGCGTGAGACATCGGGGCCCCCGCCCTGCCCCCGCTCGCCGGCGATCTTGTCGATCTCGTCGAGGAAGACGATCCCCATGGCCTCGGTACGCTCCAGCGCGTCTCCGGTGAGGTCATCAAGGTCGATCAGCTTATCAAGTTCCTCGTCCAGCAGCAGGCGGCGCGCTTCACTCACCTTGACGGTACGTCGCTTCTTCTTCTTGGGCATCATGTCGCGAAACCAGTCGGCGACACTCTCCATCCCCTCCGGCGCCCCGGGCATGGCGGCCCCCGGCATGCCCGGTCCGCTTTGGGTCACTTCGATTTCTACCTCCCGACCATCCAGCTGTCCGTCCAGCAGCAGCGCCTTGAGCTTGTCTCGCGTGCGCTTGTGCCGCTCGAGCGACTGCTCATGCTCCACCTTCGCATCGGGAGAAGCTTCGGCCGCCAAGGCGGGCGGAGTTGGCAGCAGCAGATCCAGAATACGCTCGTCCACTTTGCCGATGGCGAGGTCCTCGACCTCGGATTCCCGCTCAGTGCGCACCATATCGATGGCGTTCTCAATGAGATCGCGCACCATGCTTTCCACGTCGCGACCCACATAGCCCACTTCCGTGAACTTGGAGGCTTCGACCTTCACGAACGGCGCCCCGGACAGCTTGGCCAGTCGACGGGCAATCTCTGTTTTACCCACGCCAGTGGGCCCAATGAGAATGATGTTGTTGGGAGAGATTTCGTCGCGAATGGACTCCGGCGCCCGTTGTCGGCGCCAGCGATTGCGCAGGGCAATGGCGACGGACTTCTTGGCATCCGCCTGACCCACGATGTACCGATCCAGCTCCGCCACAATCTGGCGAGGCGTCAGGTCCGCGAGTCGCGCGATGGCTTGTTGCGTGCGTGGAGAAGCCATGTCAGACGCTCGGCTCCAACACCGTGATATTGGTGTTGGTGTAAATGCAGATCTCCCCGGCAATTGTGAGCGCCTTGGTGACGATATCGCGCGGCAGCAGC contains the following coding sequences:
- a CDS encoding glycoside hydrolase family 3 N-terminal domain-containing protein translates to MLDVDLPVTLDATEARVAALLQTLTIQEKIGQLQQVQGGGGHIPDTLAQAIRDGAIGSIINEVNAQTVARLQAIAMNESRSGIPLLIGRDVIHGFATVFPIPLGMASSWNPEAVERASRIAAHEASAHGVNWTFAPMLDIGRDPRWGRVAEGFGEDPWLTGVLGAAAVRGFQGEDLTAPGSIAACAKHFVGYGASESGRDYNSTNIAPRELRDVHLPPFEAAVQAGVATVMTSFSDIDGVPATANRELLEDVLRSLWGFNGMVVSDWDSVRHLSVHGLTVDDRGSACQAALAGVDMEMASTTYAAHLESLVADGVVPMALLDRMVANVLRLKVRLGLFEQPVIDQAQLPLVGNEAHLIAAREIARESIVLLTNTMHDGSYLLPLDASALRRLAVIGPLADDAYEQLGTWIFDGDASLSTTVRQALQSAVSSNTEVVYARGLATTRSHDTSGFADAVLCASNADVAVLVLGEEAILSGEAHCRADISLPGAQEALLDAIVATGTPVVLVVMAGRPLALERVAHKVHALFYAWHPGSQAGPALTDLLFGQHSPSARLPVTLPRVSGQIPMYYAHKHTGKPATPETVVDMQDIHPRAPQLSIGNTSFHLDVHPSPLFPFGYGLTYTWVDYDAPTVHRAEVPLDGTVEISATITNRGAHHVTEVVQLYIRDLVGSVTRPVKELKGFQRIPLAPGERRTVHFSLPVKALAFTHRDLSRRAEAGRFHAWVAAHSATQAHVEFTVHA
- a CDS encoding glycoside hydrolase family 2 TIM barrel-domain containing protein; the encoded protein is MMAPRPLQRGVATAVILLGLAGAVPAPLAAQTAPDRIEIRTDAAGTRLQVNGADVLLKGVNWDYFPIGQNYAYSLWTQPDDVIKAALDREMSLLKVMGVNVIRQYNGVPPRWVKYIYEQYGIWTVLNHALGRYGTTINGVFTPQTDYSNPRVRQALTAEVLALVDEFRGTPGMLMWLLGNENNYGLQWKSAATENLPSGERDAAKATFLYSLVGEVSRAIKARDASRPVALANGDLQYLDIIAREAKGLDVFGTNVYRGASFGDLFERVKTTLGLPVMFTEFGADAYNARDMREDQLSQTRYLLAQWQEIFENVAGKGRTGNSIGGFTFQWTDGWWKYGQDVRLSEHDVNASWSNAAYADDYVKGENNMNEEWWGIVAKGAPDSRGLYPLYPRAAFYALQRAYQIDPYAATSTAAVIRSHFAAIAPAEAELRARAEGGAASGAGNNKFSVSGLRFDLQTFNTGGEKLSTPSSRTPSATARPAFTGFDRLESFYADLTARPADNFSATLSLNVLGNVPNNPIDELFYENRGRARTVLTDGSPLRITDNERLAVYRASVSWDEKNFRLDAFYRSGHYHWGYEGDFFGIYREANYGKNMDIYNGNAPAGMEFTGKRKLQGLKLALGPELWWGANPMIIGKYGRKVGGVHVTGLYQEEVAQLNASATNSSFAVPLPQTRRATLHLADTIAGFGVEAGGIWAGATRVGVPFQIVDGSRVLADKVRDSDAFGGKAKVTYTRGRYNWYAQGAVMGLVADGGPTSVQTFTGWSLKETGLNNQSNIMTGLTVTYGSFQFAPNVLYQKPIAGPVPFTAPAPARPRNVLDDPFAVRGNRETYGAEMLLTFDPTPATWMYAWDNDMREDARFAANLGYVYRRLPTTMDAAIGILADGRTTFAFPGATPARSLYEVRSRIISKVGSDLRLIANVYTGTAEPNGNDPRLLHRSGIDLRAVKQHVKLIGAAKFNDWGPFDYHRDFNLTFPKQFMGDLSYAFGSPQWWDVPETKVGMRGTWRSLNKFSPRFCPEFAPDLVTGSPVCDPTAPARNGSEWEIRTYLSVAW
- the hslU gene encoding ATP-dependent protease ATPase subunit HslU; amino-acid sequence: MASPRTQQAIARLADLTPRQIVAELDRYIVGQADAKKSVAIALRNRWRRQRAPESIRDEISPNNIILIGPTGVGKTEIARRLAKLSGAPFVKVEASKFTEVGYVGRDVESMVRDLIENAIDMVRTERESEVEDLAIGKVDERILDLLLPTPPALAAEASPDAKVEHEQSLERHKRTRDKLKALLLDGQLDGREVEIEVTQSGPGMPGAAMPGAPEGMESVADWFRDMMPKKKKRRTVKVSEARRLLLDEELDKLIDLDDLTGDALERTEAMGIVFLDEIDKIAGERGQGGGPDVSREGVQRDLLPIVEGSNVQTKYGMVKTDHILFVAAGAFHVSKPSDLIPELQGRFPIRVELKALTESDFVRIMTEPENALTKQYAALVEAEGASLTFTDDGIAELARVAARVNERMENIGARRLHTVMTTLLEEVLYELPDRGKEAVLVNAEMVRDRLRSIAEDEDLRKYIL